A single window of Gossypium arboreum isolate Shixiya-1 chromosome 13, ASM2569848v2, whole genome shotgun sequence DNA harbors:
- the LOC108461392 gene encoding thioredoxin-like 1-1, chloroplastic, translating to MAEVLGKGNLFTTCNYSQTKNLEGGTCLVPKKISGFSLERNGFSSLKVKSQALRSDFNGQRMVFLEKKSMNRRRFCQVPIKAQMQSGLIGRVQKWWEKGLQPNMKEVASAQDLVDSLLNAGDKLVVVDFFSPGCGGCKALHPKICQFAEMNPDVQFLQVNYEEHKSMCYSLNVHVLPFFRFYRGAQGRVCSFSCTNATIKKFRDALAKHTPDRCSLSTTKGLEEKELLALSANKDLSFNYTPIPTHGEILIWKQVPSDSTRKLPLSVPTTSTKQRDSEEKTLVGVGR from the exons aTGGCTGAAGTTTTGGGGAAGGGAAATCTGTTTACGACTTGTAACTATAGTCAGACGAAGAATCTAGAAGGTGGAACTTGTTTGGTTCCTAAGAAAATTTCTGGGTTTTCTTTAGAAAGGAACGGTTTTTCTTCTTTAAAGGTTAAATCTCAGGCTTTAAGAAGTGATTTTAATGGGCAAAGAATGGTTTTTTTGGAGAAGAAAAGTATGAACAGGCGAAGGTTTTGTCAAGTTCCCATCAAAGCACAG ATGCAAAGTGGTCTTATTGGTCGAGTTCAGAAATGGTGGGAGAAAGGGCTTCAACCAAATATGAAAGAAGTTGCATCTGCACAAGACCTAGTAGACTCTCTTTTGAATGCTGGTGATAAGCTTGTTGTGGTAGATTTCTTCTCCCCTGGTTGTGGTGGTTGCAAGGCTCTTCATCCCaag ATTTGCCAATTTGCAGAGATGAATCCAGATGTGCAGTTTCTTCAGGTTAATTACGAGGAGCACAAGTCAATGTGCTATAGCCTTAATGTCCATGTGCTGCCTTTCTTCCGGTTCTATCGAGGTGCGCAGGGGCGTGTATGCAGCTTTAGTTGTACCAATGCCACG ATCAAAAAATTCAGAGATGCATTAGCCAAACACACACCTGACCGGTGCAGCCTCAGCACGACAAAAGGGCTCGAGGAGAAGGAGCTTTTGGCATTATCTGCGAACAAAGACCTTTCCTTCAACTACACACCAATTCCCACACATGGAGAGATTCTTATATGGAAACAAGTTCCATCTGATTCAACGAGAAAGCTCCCGCTTTCAGTCCCGACAACATCCACAAAACAAAGGGACAGTGAGGAGAAAACCTTGGTTGGTGTCGGAAGATGA